A region from the Streptomyces sp. 3214.6 genome encodes:
- a CDS encoding zinc ribbon domain-containing protein has protein sequence MTTQNCPECGTRAEPGQSFCDACGAVLSWTDRATARAGAAAGSGAAADSGSGSVAGASAGTSTGAGTGTGPRAGAGTGPRAGAGSGGTGSAHGSAPEEAPQPPSGTPGPEATVGTAADAGAGAGSGAVSHATPATNDHDSDDEDTTETPLPAIPPEDGTAAPSTPAPTPPPNSNPNPNPGETAPTTPTPTPTPTPTPAPALGDTMAARARSLLVPVADAEPRPAAPPSVAPVLPGRPVADRPQVRAPGPVQGEQHGVACPWCATPNNPDRHFCVRCAMPMTLEDRSSIRLPWWRRLFNRNGETPWAGDRPRLRRTFDRIVSWLVAAVVLTLVIIAGVNTPDAIQATRDHFAKRAPVTPDSFAASRSYPGHKPELAFDKLNNTWWGPGVSQSGEGEWIEASFDQPTRLLDLIITSGTSIRPDQLDDSALPHRVKATITLKDGRTTTRELTLDQSAGGQRRAFRVGEVTKVRFTIESSYSVSGTKQVSIAEIEFFGPSSANAS, from the coding sequence ATGACCACCCAGAACTGCCCCGAGTGCGGCACGCGCGCCGAGCCCGGCCAGTCCTTCTGCGACGCCTGCGGCGCCGTACTGAGCTGGACAGACCGAGCGACGGCACGGGCGGGCGCGGCGGCTGGGTCGGGAGCGGCGGCCGACTCGGGCTCGGGCTCGGTAGCCGGTGCGAGTGCCGGTACGAGTACGGGTGCGGGTACGGGTACGGGTCCGAGGGCAGGCGCGGGTACGGGTCCGAGGGCAGGCGCGGGATCGGGCGGCACCGGCTCGGCCCACGGGTCAGCACCCGAGGAGGCCCCGCAGCCACCGTCGGGTACGCCCGGGCCGGAGGCCACCGTGGGTACCGCCGCCGACGCCGGTGCCGGTGCCGGTTCCGGTGCCGTATCCCATGCGACCCCCGCCACCAACGACCACGACTCGGACGACGAGGACACCACGGAAACTCCCCTCCCGGCCATCCCGCCGGAGGACGGCACCGCCGCCCCATCGACCCCCGCACCAACCCCGCCTCCGAATTCGAATCCGAATCCGAATCCCGGCGAAACCGCGCCGACCACCCCTACTCCCACTCCCACTCCCACACCCACTCCCGCCCCCGCGCTGGGGGACACGATGGCCGCGCGGGCCCGTTCGCTCCTCGTCCCCGTAGCCGACGCGGAGCCCCGCCCCGCCGCGCCCCCGTCCGTCGCGCCGGTCCTGCCGGGCCGGCCGGTCGCGGACCGGCCGCAGGTCCGCGCGCCCGGACCGGTCCAGGGCGAGCAGCACGGCGTCGCGTGCCCCTGGTGCGCCACGCCCAACAACCCCGACCGGCATTTCTGCGTCCGCTGCGCGATGCCCATGACCCTCGAGGACCGCTCCTCGATCCGCCTGCCCTGGTGGCGTCGCCTGTTCAACCGCAACGGCGAGACGCCCTGGGCCGGCGACCGCCCGCGCCTGCGCCGTACGTTCGACCGCATCGTCAGCTGGCTGGTGGCCGCGGTCGTGCTCACGCTGGTGATCATCGCCGGGGTGAACACCCCGGACGCGATCCAGGCCACCCGCGACCACTTCGCCAAGCGTGCGCCGGTCACCCCGGACTCGTTCGCGGCGTCGCGCTCCTACCCGGGGCACAAGCCGGAACTGGCCTTCGACAAGCTCAACAACACCTGGTGGGGTCCCGGGGTCTCGCAGTCGGGCGAGGGCGAGTGGATCGAGGCAAGCTTCGACCAGCCGACGCGACTTCTGGACCTGATCATCACCTCGGGCACGTCGATCCGGCCCGACCAGCTCGACGACTCCGCCCTCCCCCACCGCGTCAAGGCGACGATCACCTTGAAGGACGGCAGGACCACGACCCGGGAGCTCACCCTGGACCAGAGCGCGGGCGGGCAGCGGCGCGCGTTCCGCGTCGGCGAGGTCACCAAGGTCCGCTTTACGATCGAGTCGTCGTACTCGGTGTCCGGGACCAAGCAGGTGTCGATAGCCGAGATCGAGTTCTTCGGCCCGTCGAGCGCGAACGCGTCCTGA
- a CDS encoding phage tail protein translates to MRGSVDGLGSSVPIGAMLPAVFADDDLAQRFVAGLDEVMAPILNALDCLPAYFDPALAPIDFTRWLTGWVGAETDGTEPEPRLRAAVAAAAYLHRVRGTRRGLSEAIRLAFGVEPEIDESGGSGWSARPLGPFPGDHRPHLHVTLRLPDPSPADEHRLDTLVAAARPAHMPYTVKVTAAERTPER, encoded by the coding sequence GTGAGGGGCTCGGTCGACGGGCTGGGCTCGTCCGTCCCGATCGGCGCGATGCTGCCGGCCGTCTTCGCGGACGACGACCTGGCGCAACGCTTCGTCGCGGGCCTGGACGAGGTCATGGCGCCCATCCTCAACGCCCTGGACTGCCTGCCCGCCTACTTCGACCCGGCCCTCGCCCCGATCGACTTCACCCGCTGGCTGACGGGCTGGGTCGGCGCGGAGACCGACGGCACGGAACCGGAGCCGAGGCTGCGGGCAGCGGTCGCGGCGGCCGCGTATCTGCACCGCGTGCGCGGCACACGCCGAGGCCTGTCGGAGGCCATCCGGCTGGCCTTCGGCGTGGAACCGGAGATCGACGAGAGCGGCGGATCGGGCTGGAGCGCCCGCCCCCTCGGCCCGTTCCCGGGCGACCACCGCCCCCATCTCCACGTCACGCTCCGCCTGCCCGACCCCTCCCCGGCGGACGAGCACCGCCTGGACACCCTGGTGGCCGCCGCCCGCCCCGCCCACATGCCGTACACGGTCAAGGTGACCGCCGCTGAAAGGACCCCGGAGAGATGA